A DNA window from Drosophila pseudoobscura strain MV-25-SWS-2005 chromosome 2, UCI_Dpse_MV25, whole genome shotgun sequence contains the following coding sequences:
- the Fas1 gene encoding fasciclin-1 isoform X4 has protein sequence MTSSGLRAAAALLLLCAATFAAAAELSDKLRDDSELSQSTAKSFRRLMPVRFYSQVEQNPIANATLTLRSCTIFVPTNEAFQRYKGSIHVLYHITTAAFSKEQLPKSVSSDMDGNPPLYITKNRNGDIYVNNARIIPSLSVEMTNREGKRQVMHIIDEVLQPLSVQKNAKDNINNPDAMQFLQMAEQLELNDFHLRTYRSQVTLAKKESVYQSPGAHTFLIPIDESFKLSARSGLVDAKVIDGHVIPNTVIFTAASQHDDPKTSAAFEDLLKVTVSFFKQKDGKMYVKSNTIVGDAKHREGVVLAEIVKANIPVQNGVVHLIHRPLMIIDTTVTDFLKKNFGCNENGENGALRKFYEVIMDNGGEVLDDITNLSEVTILAPSNDAWNASLIENLLRNRKKMREILNMHIIRDRLNVDKIRQKNANMIAQVPTVNNNTFLYFNVKGEGTDAVITVEGGGVNATIIQADVAQTNGYVHIIDRVLGVPHTTVLGKLESDPMMSDTYKMGQFSHFNDQLNNTQRRFTYFVPRDKGWQKTELDYPSAHKKLFMPDFSYHSKSILERHLAIADHVFTMKDLVQYSEQAGNVVLPTFRDSLQLRVEEEAGHLHDENASHEWTGYVIIWNYKKINVYRPDVECTNGIIHVIDYPLLEEKDVVVSGGSYLTESSICIILANLIMITVAKILN, from the exons ATGACGTCGTCTGGACTCAGAGCGGCggcagcgctgctgctgctctgcgcCGCCACGTTTGCAGCTGCCGCAGAGCTGTCGGACAAATTGCGCGATGATTCGGAGCTTTCTCAG AGCACTGCCAAATCCTTCAGGCGCCTTATGCCAGTTAGG TTCTACAGCCAAGTGGAGCAGAATCCCATTGCCAATGCAACGCTGACGCTGCGCAGCTGCACGATCTTCGTGCCCACCAATGAGGCCTTCCAGCGCTACAAAGGGAGCATCCATGTGCTCTATCACATTA cTACTGCGGCTTTCAGCAAAGAACAACTGCCAAAATCTGTGTCATCCGACATGGACGGCAATCCGCCGCTGTACATCACAAAGAATCGCAATGGTGACATCTACGTGAACAATGCCCGGATCATTCCCTCGCTGAGCGTGGAGATGACCAATCGCGAGGGCAAGCGTCAG GTCATGCACATCATTGACGAGGTGCTGCAGCCACTGTCCGTTCAGAAGAACGCCAAGGACAACATCAACAATCCGGATGCGATGCAATTCCTGCAGATGGCCGAGCAGCTCGAGCTGAATGACTTCCACTTGCGCACCTATCGCTCTCAAGTGACGCTGGCGAAGAAGGAGTCCGTCTACCAGTCGCCCGGAGCTCACACTTTTCTCATTCCCATCGACGAGAGCTTCAAG CTCTCGGCACGGAGTGGCCTGGTGGATGCCAAGGTCATTGATGGCCATGTGATACCAAACACTGTCATCTTCACTGCCGCCTCGCAGCACGATGATCCCAAGACATCGGCTGCATTCGAGGATCTGCTCAAGGTTACCGTCAGCTTCTTCAAGCAAAAGGATGGCAAGA TGTACGTAAAGTCCAATACCATTGTGGGCGACGCCAAGCATCGAGAGGGCGTGGTGCTGGCCGAAATTGTCAAGGCCAACATACCAGTGCAGAACGGAGTCGTCCATTTGATTCACCGCCCGCTGATGATCATCGATACGACCGTCACCGATTTCCTAAAG aaaaattttggGTGTAAT GAGAACGGCGAGAACGGAGCTCTGAGAAAGTTCTACGAGGTCATTATGGACAACGGCGGCGAAGTGCTGGACGACATCACCAACCTGTCAGAGGTCACAATTCTGGCACCCAGCAATGATGCCTGGAATGCATCCTTAATCGAAAATCTTTTAAG AAACCGCAAGAAGATGAGGGAAATCCTGAACATGCACATTATTAGGGACCGCTTGAATGTGGATAAGATCAGGCAGAAGAATGCCAATATG ATTGCTCAAGTGCCGACCGTCAACAACAACACGTTCCTGTACTTCAACGTCAAGGGCGAGGGCACCGATGCCGTGATCACCGTCGAGGGCGGTGGTGTCAATGCCACTATCATACAGGCCGACGTTGCACAGACCAATGGCTATGTACACATTATCGATCGGGTCCTGGGCGTTCCACACACCACAGTTCTGGGCAAGCTGGAGTCCGATCCCATGATGAG TGACACCTACAAGATGGGCCAGTTCTCACACTTCAACGATCAGCTGAACAACACTCAGCGCCGCTTCACCTACTTCGTGCCCCGGGACAAGGGCTGGCAGAAGACCGAGCTGGACTACCCATCTGCCCACAAGAAGCTCTTCATGCCTGACTTTTCCTATCAT TCAAAGTCTATTCTGGAACGCCATCTGGCCATTGCGGATCATGTGTTCACCATGAAGGATCTGGTGCAGTACTCTGAGCAGGCCGGCAACGTTGTTCTGCCCACATTCCGCGACTCGCTCCAACTCAGAGTGGAAGAGGAGGCTGGAC ACCTACATGATGAGAATGCTAGTCACGAATGGACTG GCTATGTGATCATCTGGAACTACAAGAAGATCAATGTCTATCGGCCCGATGTGGAGTGCACCAATGGAATCATCCATGTCATTGACTATCcgctgctggaggagaaggaCGTGGTTGTGAGCGGAGGTAGCTATCTGACAGAATCAAGCATTTGCATCATTTTGGCCAACCTCATAATGATAACAGTAGCAAAGATCTTGAACTAA
- the Fas1 gene encoding fasciclin-1 isoform X5, with protein MTSSGLRAAAALLLLCAATFAAAAELSDKLRDDSELSQSTAKSFRRLMPVRFYSQVEQNPIANATLTLRSCTIFVPTNEAFQRYKGSIHVLYHITTAAFSKEQLPKSVSSDMDGNPPLYITKNRNGDIYVNNARIIPSLSVEMTNREGKRQVMHIIDEVLQPLSVQKNAKDNINNPDAMQFLQMAEQLELNDFHLRTYRSQVTLAKKESVYQSPGAHTFLIPIDESFKLSARSGLVDAKVIDGHVIPNTVIFTAASQHDDPKTSAAFEDLLKVTVSFFKQKDGKMYVKSNTIVGDAKHREGVVLAEIVKANIPVQNGVVHLIHRPLMIIDTTVTDFLKFLNENGENGALRKFYEVIMDNGGEVLDDITNLSEVTILAPSNDAWNASLIENLLRNRKKMREILNMHIIRDRLNVDKIRQKNANMIAQVPTVNNNTFLYFNVKGEGTDAVITVEGGGVNATIIQADVAQTNGYVHIIDRVLGVPHTTVLGKLESDPMMSDTYKMGQFSHFNDQLNNTQRRFTYFVPRDKGWQKTELDYPSAHKKLFMPDFSYHSKSILERHLAIADHVFTMKDLVQYSEQAGNVVLPTFRDSLQLRVEEEAGHLHDENASHEWTGYVIIWNYKKINVYRPDVECTNGIIHVIDYPLLEEKDVVVSGGSYLTESSICIILANLIMITVAKILN; from the exons ATGACGTCGTCTGGACTCAGAGCGGCggcagcgctgctgctgctctgcgcCGCCACGTTTGCAGCTGCCGCAGAGCTGTCGGACAAATTGCGCGATGATTCGGAGCTTTCTCAG AGCACTGCCAAATCCTTCAGGCGCCTTATGCCAGTTAGG TTCTACAGCCAAGTGGAGCAGAATCCCATTGCCAATGCAACGCTGACGCTGCGCAGCTGCACGATCTTCGTGCCCACCAATGAGGCCTTCCAGCGCTACAAAGGGAGCATCCATGTGCTCTATCACATTA cTACTGCGGCTTTCAGCAAAGAACAACTGCCAAAATCTGTGTCATCCGACATGGACGGCAATCCGCCGCTGTACATCACAAAGAATCGCAATGGTGACATCTACGTGAACAATGCCCGGATCATTCCCTCGCTGAGCGTGGAGATGACCAATCGCGAGGGCAAGCGTCAG GTCATGCACATCATTGACGAGGTGCTGCAGCCACTGTCCGTTCAGAAGAACGCCAAGGACAACATCAACAATCCGGATGCGATGCAATTCCTGCAGATGGCCGAGCAGCTCGAGCTGAATGACTTCCACTTGCGCACCTATCGCTCTCAAGTGACGCTGGCGAAGAAGGAGTCCGTCTACCAGTCGCCCGGAGCTCACACTTTTCTCATTCCCATCGACGAGAGCTTCAAG CTCTCGGCACGGAGTGGCCTGGTGGATGCCAAGGTCATTGATGGCCATGTGATACCAAACACTGTCATCTTCACTGCCGCCTCGCAGCACGATGATCCCAAGACATCGGCTGCATTCGAGGATCTGCTCAAGGTTACCGTCAGCTTCTTCAAGCAAAAGGATGGCAAGA TGTACGTAAAGTCCAATACCATTGTGGGCGACGCCAAGCATCGAGAGGGCGTGGTGCTGGCCGAAATTGTCAAGGCCAACATACCAGTGCAGAACGGAGTCGTCCATTTGATTCACCGCCCGCTGATGATCATCGATACGACCGTCACCGATTTCCTAAAG TTCTTGAAC GAGAACGGCGAGAACGGAGCTCTGAGAAAGTTCTACGAGGTCATTATGGACAACGGCGGCGAAGTGCTGGACGACATCACCAACCTGTCAGAGGTCACAATTCTGGCACCCAGCAATGATGCCTGGAATGCATCCTTAATCGAAAATCTTTTAAG AAACCGCAAGAAGATGAGGGAAATCCTGAACATGCACATTATTAGGGACCGCTTGAATGTGGATAAGATCAGGCAGAAGAATGCCAATATG ATTGCTCAAGTGCCGACCGTCAACAACAACACGTTCCTGTACTTCAACGTCAAGGGCGAGGGCACCGATGCCGTGATCACCGTCGAGGGCGGTGGTGTCAATGCCACTATCATACAGGCCGACGTTGCACAGACCAATGGCTATGTACACATTATCGATCGGGTCCTGGGCGTTCCACACACCACAGTTCTGGGCAAGCTGGAGTCCGATCCCATGATGAG TGACACCTACAAGATGGGCCAGTTCTCACACTTCAACGATCAGCTGAACAACACTCAGCGCCGCTTCACCTACTTCGTGCCCCGGGACAAGGGCTGGCAGAAGACCGAGCTGGACTACCCATCTGCCCACAAGAAGCTCTTCATGCCTGACTTTTCCTATCAT TCAAAGTCTATTCTGGAACGCCATCTGGCCATTGCGGATCATGTGTTCACCATGAAGGATCTGGTGCAGTACTCTGAGCAGGCCGGCAACGTTGTTCTGCCCACATTCCGCGACTCGCTCCAACTCAGAGTGGAAGAGGAGGCTGGAC ACCTACATGATGAGAATGCTAGTCACGAATGGACTG GCTATGTGATCATCTGGAACTACAAGAAGATCAATGTCTATCGGCCCGATGTGGAGTGCACCAATGGAATCATCCATGTCATTGACTATCcgctgctggaggagaaggaCGTGGTTGTGAGCGGAGGTAGCTATCTGACAGAATCAAGCATTTGCATCATTTTGGCCAACCTCATAATGATAACAGTAGCAAAGATCTTGAACTAA
- the Fas1 gene encoding fasciclin-1 isoform X15 — translation MTSSGLRAAAALLLLCAATFAAAAELSDKLRDDSELSQFYSQVEQNPIANATLTLRSCTIFVPTNEAFQRYKGSIHVLYHITTAAFSKEQLPKSVSSDMDGNPPLYITKNRNGDIYVNNARIIPSLSVEMTNREGKRQVMHIIDEVLQPLSVQKNAKDNINNPDAMQFLQMAEQLELNDFHLRTYRSQVTLAKKESVYQSPGAHTFLIPIDESFKLSARSGLVDAKVIDGHVIPNTVIFTAASQHDDPKTSAAFEDLLKVTVSFFKQKDGKMYVKSNTIVGDAKHREGVVLAEIVKANIPVQNGVVHLIHRPLMIIDTTVTDFLKENGENGALRKFYEVIMDNGGEVLDDITNLSEVTILAPSNDAWNASLIENLLRNRKKMREILNMHIIRDRLNVDKIRQKNANMIAQVPTVNNNTFLYFNVKGEGTDAVITVEGGGVNATIIQADVAQTNGYVHIIDRVLGVPHTTVLGKLESDPMMSDTYKMGQFSHFNDQLNNTQRRFTYFVPRDKGWQKTELDYPSAHKKLFMPDFSYHSKSILERHLAIADHVFTMKDLVQYSEQAGNVVLPTFRDSLQLRVEEEAGRYVIIWNYKKINVYRPDVECTNGIIHVIDYPLLEEKDVVVSGGSYLTESSICIILANLIMITVAKILN, via the exons ATGACGTCGTCTGGACTCAGAGCGGCggcagcgctgctgctgctctgcgcCGCCACGTTTGCAGCTGCCGCAGAGCTGTCGGACAAATTGCGCGATGATTCGGAGCTTTCTCAG TTCTACAGCCAAGTGGAGCAGAATCCCATTGCCAATGCAACGCTGACGCTGCGCAGCTGCACGATCTTCGTGCCCACCAATGAGGCCTTCCAGCGCTACAAAGGGAGCATCCATGTGCTCTATCACATTA cTACTGCGGCTTTCAGCAAAGAACAACTGCCAAAATCTGTGTCATCCGACATGGACGGCAATCCGCCGCTGTACATCACAAAGAATCGCAATGGTGACATCTACGTGAACAATGCCCGGATCATTCCCTCGCTGAGCGTGGAGATGACCAATCGCGAGGGCAAGCGTCAG GTCATGCACATCATTGACGAGGTGCTGCAGCCACTGTCCGTTCAGAAGAACGCCAAGGACAACATCAACAATCCGGATGCGATGCAATTCCTGCAGATGGCCGAGCAGCTCGAGCTGAATGACTTCCACTTGCGCACCTATCGCTCTCAAGTGACGCTGGCGAAGAAGGAGTCCGTCTACCAGTCGCCCGGAGCTCACACTTTTCTCATTCCCATCGACGAGAGCTTCAAG CTCTCGGCACGGAGTGGCCTGGTGGATGCCAAGGTCATTGATGGCCATGTGATACCAAACACTGTCATCTTCACTGCCGCCTCGCAGCACGATGATCCCAAGACATCGGCTGCATTCGAGGATCTGCTCAAGGTTACCGTCAGCTTCTTCAAGCAAAAGGATGGCAAGA TGTACGTAAAGTCCAATACCATTGTGGGCGACGCCAAGCATCGAGAGGGCGTGGTGCTGGCCGAAATTGTCAAGGCCAACATACCAGTGCAGAACGGAGTCGTCCATTTGATTCACCGCCCGCTGATGATCATCGATACGACCGTCACCGATTTCCTAAAG GAGAACGGCGAGAACGGAGCTCTGAGAAAGTTCTACGAGGTCATTATGGACAACGGCGGCGAAGTGCTGGACGACATCACCAACCTGTCAGAGGTCACAATTCTGGCACCCAGCAATGATGCCTGGAATGCATCCTTAATCGAAAATCTTTTAAG AAACCGCAAGAAGATGAGGGAAATCCTGAACATGCACATTATTAGGGACCGCTTGAATGTGGATAAGATCAGGCAGAAGAATGCCAATATG ATTGCTCAAGTGCCGACCGTCAACAACAACACGTTCCTGTACTTCAACGTCAAGGGCGAGGGCACCGATGCCGTGATCACCGTCGAGGGCGGTGGTGTCAATGCCACTATCATACAGGCCGACGTTGCACAGACCAATGGCTATGTACACATTATCGATCGGGTCCTGGGCGTTCCACACACCACAGTTCTGGGCAAGCTGGAGTCCGATCCCATGATGAG TGACACCTACAAGATGGGCCAGTTCTCACACTTCAACGATCAGCTGAACAACACTCAGCGCCGCTTCACCTACTTCGTGCCCCGGGACAAGGGCTGGCAGAAGACCGAGCTGGACTACCCATCTGCCCACAAGAAGCTCTTCATGCCTGACTTTTCCTATCAT TCAAAGTCTATTCTGGAACGCCATCTGGCCATTGCGGATCATGTGTTCACCATGAAGGATCTGGTGCAGTACTCTGAGCAGGCCGGCAACGTTGTTCTGCCCACATTCCGCGACTCGCTCCAACTCAGAGTGGAAGAGGAGGCTGGAC GCTATGTGATCATCTGGAACTACAAGAAGATCAATGTCTATCGGCCCGATGTGGAGTGCACCAATGGAATCATCCATGTCATTGACTATCcgctgctggaggagaaggaCGTGGTTGTGAGCGGAGGTAGCTATCTGACAGAATCAAGCATTTGCATCATTTTGGCCAACCTCATAATGATAACAGTAGCAAAGATCTTGAACTAA
- the Fas1 gene encoding fasciclin-1 isoform X10 → MTSSGLRAAAALLLLCAATFAAAAELSDKLRDDSELSQSTAKSFRRLMPVRFYSQVEQNPIANATLTLRSCTIFVPTNEAFQRYKGSIHVLYHITTAAFSKEQLPKSVSSDMDGNPPLYITKNRNGDIYVNNARIIPSLSVEMTNREGKRQVMHIIDEVLQPLSVQKNAKDNINNPDAMQFLQMAEQLELNDFHLRTYRSQVTLAKKESVYQSPGAHTFLIPIDESFKLSARSGLVDAKVIDGHVIPNTVIFTAASQHDDPKTSAAFEDLLKVTVSFFKQKDGKMYVKSNTIVGDAKHREGVVLAEIVKANIPVQNGVVHLIHRPLMIIDTTVTDFLKENGENGALRKFYEVIMDNGGEVLDDITNLSEVTILAPSNDAWNASLIENLLRNRKKMREILNMHIIRDRLNVDKIRQKNANMIAQVPTVNNNTFLYFNVKGEGTDAVITVEGGGVNATIIQADVAQTNGYVHIIDRVLGVPHTTVLGKLESDPMMSDTYKMGQFSHFNDQLNNTQRRFTYFVPRDKGWQKTELDYPSAHKKLFMPDFSYHSKSILERHLAIADHVFTMKDLVQYSEQAGNVVLPTFRDSLQLRVEEEAGRYVIIWNYKKINVYRPDVECTNGIIHVIDYPLLEEKDVVVSGGSYLTESSICIILANLIMITVAKILN, encoded by the exons ATGACGTCGTCTGGACTCAGAGCGGCggcagcgctgctgctgctctgcgcCGCCACGTTTGCAGCTGCCGCAGAGCTGTCGGACAAATTGCGCGATGATTCGGAGCTTTCTCAG AGCACTGCCAAATCCTTCAGGCGCCTTATGCCAGTTAGG TTCTACAGCCAAGTGGAGCAGAATCCCATTGCCAATGCAACGCTGACGCTGCGCAGCTGCACGATCTTCGTGCCCACCAATGAGGCCTTCCAGCGCTACAAAGGGAGCATCCATGTGCTCTATCACATTA cTACTGCGGCTTTCAGCAAAGAACAACTGCCAAAATCTGTGTCATCCGACATGGACGGCAATCCGCCGCTGTACATCACAAAGAATCGCAATGGTGACATCTACGTGAACAATGCCCGGATCATTCCCTCGCTGAGCGTGGAGATGACCAATCGCGAGGGCAAGCGTCAG GTCATGCACATCATTGACGAGGTGCTGCAGCCACTGTCCGTTCAGAAGAACGCCAAGGACAACATCAACAATCCGGATGCGATGCAATTCCTGCAGATGGCCGAGCAGCTCGAGCTGAATGACTTCCACTTGCGCACCTATCGCTCTCAAGTGACGCTGGCGAAGAAGGAGTCCGTCTACCAGTCGCCCGGAGCTCACACTTTTCTCATTCCCATCGACGAGAGCTTCAAG CTCTCGGCACGGAGTGGCCTGGTGGATGCCAAGGTCATTGATGGCCATGTGATACCAAACACTGTCATCTTCACTGCCGCCTCGCAGCACGATGATCCCAAGACATCGGCTGCATTCGAGGATCTGCTCAAGGTTACCGTCAGCTTCTTCAAGCAAAAGGATGGCAAGA TGTACGTAAAGTCCAATACCATTGTGGGCGACGCCAAGCATCGAGAGGGCGTGGTGCTGGCCGAAATTGTCAAGGCCAACATACCAGTGCAGAACGGAGTCGTCCATTTGATTCACCGCCCGCTGATGATCATCGATACGACCGTCACCGATTTCCTAAAG GAGAACGGCGAGAACGGAGCTCTGAGAAAGTTCTACGAGGTCATTATGGACAACGGCGGCGAAGTGCTGGACGACATCACCAACCTGTCAGAGGTCACAATTCTGGCACCCAGCAATGATGCCTGGAATGCATCCTTAATCGAAAATCTTTTAAG AAACCGCAAGAAGATGAGGGAAATCCTGAACATGCACATTATTAGGGACCGCTTGAATGTGGATAAGATCAGGCAGAAGAATGCCAATATG ATTGCTCAAGTGCCGACCGTCAACAACAACACGTTCCTGTACTTCAACGTCAAGGGCGAGGGCACCGATGCCGTGATCACCGTCGAGGGCGGTGGTGTCAATGCCACTATCATACAGGCCGACGTTGCACAGACCAATGGCTATGTACACATTATCGATCGGGTCCTGGGCGTTCCACACACCACAGTTCTGGGCAAGCTGGAGTCCGATCCCATGATGAG TGACACCTACAAGATGGGCCAGTTCTCACACTTCAACGATCAGCTGAACAACACTCAGCGCCGCTTCACCTACTTCGTGCCCCGGGACAAGGGCTGGCAGAAGACCGAGCTGGACTACCCATCTGCCCACAAGAAGCTCTTCATGCCTGACTTTTCCTATCAT TCAAAGTCTATTCTGGAACGCCATCTGGCCATTGCGGATCATGTGTTCACCATGAAGGATCTGGTGCAGTACTCTGAGCAGGCCGGCAACGTTGTTCTGCCCACATTCCGCGACTCGCTCCAACTCAGAGTGGAAGAGGAGGCTGGAC GCTATGTGATCATCTGGAACTACAAGAAGATCAATGTCTATCGGCCCGATGTGGAGTGCACCAATGGAATCATCCATGTCATTGACTATCcgctgctggaggagaaggaCGTGGTTGTGAGCGGAGGTAGCTATCTGACAGAATCAAGCATTTGCATCATTTTGGCCAACCTCATAATGATAACAGTAGCAAAGATCTTGAACTAA
- the Fas1 gene encoding fasciclin-1 isoform X13, protein MTSSGLRAAAALLLLCAATFAAAAELSDKLRDDSELSQFYSQVEQNPIANATLTLRSCTIFVPTNEAFQRYKGSIHVLYHITTAAFSKEQLPKSVSSDMDGNPPLYITKNRNGDIYVNNARIIPSLSVEMTNREGKRQVMHIIDEVLQPLSVQKNAKDNINNPDAMQFLQMAEQLELNDFHLRTYRSQVTLAKKESVYQSPGAHTFLIPIDESFKLSARSGLVDAKVIDGHVIPNTVIFTAASQHDDPKTSAAFEDLLKVTVSFFKQKDGKMYVKSNTIVGDAKHREGVVLAEIVKANIPVQNGVVHLIHRPLMIIDTTVTDFLKSFKFLNENGENGALRKFYEVIMDNGGEVLDDITNLSEVTILAPSNDAWNASLIENLLRNRKKMREILNMHIIRDRLNVDKIRQKNANMIAQVPTVNNNTFLYFNVKGEGTDAVITVEGGGVNATIIQADVAQTNGYVHIIDRVLGVPHTTVLGKLESDPMMSDTYKMGQFSHFNDQLNNTQRRFTYFVPRDKGWQKTELDYPSAHKKLFMPDFSYHSKSILERHLAIADHVFTMKDLVQYSEQAGNVVLPTFRDSLQLRVEEEAGRYVIIWNYKKINVYRPDVECTNGIIHVIDYPLLEEKDVVVSGGSYLTESSICIILANLIMITVAKILN, encoded by the exons ATGACGTCGTCTGGACTCAGAGCGGCggcagcgctgctgctgctctgcgcCGCCACGTTTGCAGCTGCCGCAGAGCTGTCGGACAAATTGCGCGATGATTCGGAGCTTTCTCAG TTCTACAGCCAAGTGGAGCAGAATCCCATTGCCAATGCAACGCTGACGCTGCGCAGCTGCACGATCTTCGTGCCCACCAATGAGGCCTTCCAGCGCTACAAAGGGAGCATCCATGTGCTCTATCACATTA cTACTGCGGCTTTCAGCAAAGAACAACTGCCAAAATCTGTGTCATCCGACATGGACGGCAATCCGCCGCTGTACATCACAAAGAATCGCAATGGTGACATCTACGTGAACAATGCCCGGATCATTCCCTCGCTGAGCGTGGAGATGACCAATCGCGAGGGCAAGCGTCAG GTCATGCACATCATTGACGAGGTGCTGCAGCCACTGTCCGTTCAGAAGAACGCCAAGGACAACATCAACAATCCGGATGCGATGCAATTCCTGCAGATGGCCGAGCAGCTCGAGCTGAATGACTTCCACTTGCGCACCTATCGCTCTCAAGTGACGCTGGCGAAGAAGGAGTCCGTCTACCAGTCGCCCGGAGCTCACACTTTTCTCATTCCCATCGACGAGAGCTTCAAG CTCTCGGCACGGAGTGGCCTGGTGGATGCCAAGGTCATTGATGGCCATGTGATACCAAACACTGTCATCTTCACTGCCGCCTCGCAGCACGATGATCCCAAGACATCGGCTGCATTCGAGGATCTGCTCAAGGTTACCGTCAGCTTCTTCAAGCAAAAGGATGGCAAGA TGTACGTAAAGTCCAATACCATTGTGGGCGACGCCAAGCATCGAGAGGGCGTGGTGCTGGCCGAAATTGTCAAGGCCAACATACCAGTGCAGAACGGAGTCGTCCATTTGATTCACCGCCCGCTGATGATCATCGATACGACCGTCACCGATTTCCTAAAG TCGTTCAAG TTCTTGAAC GAGAACGGCGAGAACGGAGCTCTGAGAAAGTTCTACGAGGTCATTATGGACAACGGCGGCGAAGTGCTGGACGACATCACCAACCTGTCAGAGGTCACAATTCTGGCACCCAGCAATGATGCCTGGAATGCATCCTTAATCGAAAATCTTTTAAG AAACCGCAAGAAGATGAGGGAAATCCTGAACATGCACATTATTAGGGACCGCTTGAATGTGGATAAGATCAGGCAGAAGAATGCCAATATG ATTGCTCAAGTGCCGACCGTCAACAACAACACGTTCCTGTACTTCAACGTCAAGGGCGAGGGCACCGATGCCGTGATCACCGTCGAGGGCGGTGGTGTCAATGCCACTATCATACAGGCCGACGTTGCACAGACCAATGGCTATGTACACATTATCGATCGGGTCCTGGGCGTTCCACACACCACAGTTCTGGGCAAGCTGGAGTCCGATCCCATGATGAG TGACACCTACAAGATGGGCCAGTTCTCACACTTCAACGATCAGCTGAACAACACTCAGCGCCGCTTCACCTACTTCGTGCCCCGGGACAAGGGCTGGCAGAAGACCGAGCTGGACTACCCATCTGCCCACAAGAAGCTCTTCATGCCTGACTTTTCCTATCAT TCAAAGTCTATTCTGGAACGCCATCTGGCCATTGCGGATCATGTGTTCACCATGAAGGATCTGGTGCAGTACTCTGAGCAGGCCGGCAACGTTGTTCTGCCCACATTCCGCGACTCGCTCCAACTCAGAGTGGAAGAGGAGGCTGGAC GCTATGTGATCATCTGGAACTACAAGAAGATCAATGTCTATCGGCCCGATGTGGAGTGCACCAATGGAATCATCCATGTCATTGACTATCcgctgctggaggagaaggaCGTGGTTGTGAGCGGAGGTAGCTATCTGACAGAATCAAGCATTTGCATCATTTTGGCCAACCTCATAATGATAACAGTAGCAAAGATCTTGAACTAA